The Apibacter raozihei DNA segment TTCTTTAGCCTGAATTCCTTGAAAGTAACTGAATGGATATGAGCAGATTCCAAAAAGTAGTAAAAAAGTAAGCAGCCATTCCCAATATAGAGAATTACTTTTTTTAGGATAAAAAGATTTAAAACCATTATTTTTCAGATAATAAACAAGCCATAAAATTAATGTAAGGATACTGGTAAGTATTATGACGAGGAAAAAAATGGTAAAGCTACCGTTATTATAGTAATTACTTTTTTGAAAATCGATAGCTCCTGAGATAAATCCTGAAAAAAAATAAAGAATATTAAATCCTACTACGGTTATTACCATAGGGATAACTTTTATATTCCATAGAAGAGGATAGTTTAATAATAATTTTTTTTGTATTTTTTTAAACATGATAAGCAAATTTTAGAGAAGAATTAAACAAAGAATCGACGGGTAGAATTAGAGATATTTCTGAAATACTTGATAGGGACATTATTATCAATAATTATTTGAAGGAAATTATTTATAGATATAGTATCAGGAAAATGGGAGATAAAAGAGCCTCCGTTATATTGCAATTTTGATAAAGATAATTGTTTCAAAACTGCGTATAGTTGTTCCTGAGTCCATTCTGATTCAAACTCAATAATTAATTCCTGTAGTTCAGTTTCATGATCTCCTGTGGTTTCAGATTTCAGATTTTTTTGCTCACCATGTTTTAAGAAAATTACCTGATCAGATGTTTTTTCCACCTCGTATAGCTGTTGAGAACTTAATACAATTCCCAAAGGTCTGAATGGAGATTTAGCTATAGCTTTAAAATCATCCAATACGGTTTGTTGTGCCAGAATATCCAGATTTGCCAGAGGTTCGTCAATAAGTAATAATTTTGGCTTTCTCAGGAGCATACGGACAAGTTCAAAACGCATTTTATATCCGGAAGAAAGATTTTTCCATTTATAATTGCGATAGTTTCGTAATCCCATTCGCGAAATAATGAGGTCGACTAACAACTCGTTTTCTTCTCCCATGCTATCATATGATGCAGCAGTAAATCTAAGGTTATCCAATACAGAGCCATACCAGGTATTGGTTCTTTGAGGAATATATATAAGTTGGGATCTTAATTCATAATCATCTTTATAATCAAATAAATAGGATACTTTTCCTTCA contains these protein-coding regions:
- a CDS encoding ABC transporter ATP-binding protein; this translates as MNLFEKQYQEILHFLQFEDYTLTLKRIIDLTLDTEDISFYRKTYELLQWVDFNESNLEEKKERYSSILNELYQFLSKKTIHNPNPLLIVENIKNAYSKSSFSLGPINIKIAEGEIIGLVGENGNGKTTLLRALCGELLPTEGKVSYLFDYKDDYELRSQLIYIPQRTNTWYGSVLDNLRFTAASYDSMGEENELLVDLIISRMGLRNYRNYKWKNLSSGYKMRFELVRMLLRKPKLLLIDEPLANLDILAQQTVLDDFKAIAKSPFRPLGIVLSSQQLYEVEKTSDQVIFLKHGEQKNLKSETTGDHETELQELIIEFESEWTQEQLYAVLKQLSLSKLQYNGGSFISHFPDTISINNFLQIIIDNNVPIKYFRNISNSTRRFFV